One Rhinopithecus roxellana isolate Shanxi Qingling chromosome 7, ASM756505v1, whole genome shotgun sequence DNA segment encodes these proteins:
- the NLRP2B gene encoding NLR family pyrin domain-containing protein 2B → MVSSAQLDFNLQSLLEQLSQDELSKFKSLIRTVSLGNELQKIPPDIGRQG, encoded by the coding sequence ATGGTGTCTTCTGCGCAGCTGGACTTCAATCTGCAGTCTCTTCTGGAACAGCTCAGCCAGGATGAGTTGAGCAAGTTCAAGTCTCTGATCAGGACCGTGTCCCTGGGAAATGAGTTACAAAAGATTCCCCCAGACATAGGTAGACAAGGCTGA